The sequence GAAGCATTTAGCATCTTGCTATTATGGAACAATGTTCATGGTCCGCGACCAAAGTCCAGTGATTGAAGTAAGTCTCTGCTTCCAAAGAACTTCAGCATGTTCAGTCGATAAATTCAGTGGATTaataacaaaaaatcaaaattcgaaAACTGGCGGGATTTTTCTCCTAAAAACTAACTAACCAAAATCAAGATACCAACGTTCATAAGAATGCAATCAACTAATTTCAACGGTGACCAAAGGTGACGGACCGTCCGAATCGTACTTGAAAACTGCTTGGGAACTTGTTAACATTATGCTGATGAATTCCATATCAGAAATTGTAGAAATTAAGATTCTAAGCAGCTGCTTATTCAAAACGACGAACCTGAAATCTTTGGATATATTACTTCTTTTTCAAAGCAAAACATACTTGTCTACCTGTTTAGAGATgaaactttcagcaagagctttcaaatcggtaggaaaattttaaaatgcttcacctttttaacgatttcttataaaaagggaaaaatttattcgaaaaatcatagtacaagtggaagaaaaagtttttactctgaggtggtaatgttgatcttatttTATTGAGCGAAAACTAATATTTATTCAGAATGGAGCATTATACTTGGTTCAATGCCATTTTTgaaatgcccggaaataacaaataaagtactcGATCGTTAAACATTCTAATTctcatgaaaaaaaacattacactGGCTttcgttcaaaaaaaaaaaattggttcgaaAAAGACCTAACCTTactcaatttcacacatttctgaagattttccatgtttaatcgtagtttacactaaaaaagtagtagtaatcactttaaaATCGATATTCTTCTACTACTTTATAAACGAAAAAATAGTTGCAAGTCACTAaaaccgatatgaaaattttcggaagaaccctccttttcttggttccatttttcattggcaggtgtcgctaccggtatttcagttttgcgacaatgtgccaattgatTTACATCCCATTTAGACTGTGAACCATTTctcgaattattttaacttttagttaaaatttgacagtcgaccaGCTATTTTGtcattgtcaaaaataaccctgctcggaaGCATGGTTATTCTTACCAAAtcgattttccgacactgaaaaaaatcttgccaaaaaattctaatttcagactTTTAGTAACAATGCCTTCTGCGTGATTTATTTTTGTACTGTCagttaaaaaaagtaaaaaaaaaattccaatacATTGccaaatgaaataatattatctCGAAGTTCTTACGTCCGCTGTATTGTATTAATTATTATACCACTTgatatcatttcattttctgtgcaaaataaacccaaataattttccatccgtcaaactttgaaatgagcCAAAGTGTTAGATAAATTTAaatgctcgactgtcaaattttaactaaatgtTCAAATAATTTGCGATATAAAATAATCAGTTcaacatttgaaattttttaaaactccagaattttgtgaagttgggGTGCTAGGAATGGTAGGGGTATGAGTAGGAAACGGCTCTAACTCACACTTCTACTTTGTCATCCGACGCGGATTTGAGATTTAGTTTTTGTTTCCTTTTGCTGTCTATCTGTATCAATCTCTTCAAGTGTTATGTGTTATTCATATGTAGGGTAATTAGTTGACAAAAAAaattccccggttaggagttagctactggTTTGAGTCCCGTCTATACGGCAACATTTTCGTGCTTTTCAtcacatagttgcattcgcatgtcattttttcaatctgttttcaccgttcgatactgatcaaatttaaaattgaatgCCAATCGGAGGCATGATTTATCTTCAATATATTGTGTTCGAGAACCCAATTGCCACTGCTCCGGCGATTGGGGTAGCCATGTCATGAATTAAAGTACGACACTGTCTTCTTTTGACTTCAGATAATTTGTGCAGAGCTTGGACGTATGTTCCGGATCATTGTCTTGTCGAATTGTCGAACCCCATTCCAATCAAGGTTATGCCAGATGGAATAGCATCGCGCTGTAGGATGTGATGATAAtgttttttctcattatcacatCGATTTTAATCAAAGAACCGACATCATCATAGGAAAAACAGCCCCATGCCATTAGTGAGCTGGCTCCAAACTTCATAGTGACCTTCAGTCACTGAATTCAGTAATCCCTAAAAGTGTAAGTAAATGATATGAATACGACACTTCTCGAATCTGAATCGGTGTACCCAATCGAAGGATGATAAAAAAAGTTGTTTATTTTGATCTTATGAAAAGACGTCCCATAATAAAGCAAGACGCATTCACGAATAATTGGTCAAAGCTGAGCCACTTAGAAATTTCAACACATGGAAACCTCAGTTTACGTTAGTTGTTACAACTCTGGTAACTGCTTAGAGTGTGTCATGGTTGGTCATTTGATTACCCTTCTGGCTAAGTGACCAGGATGACAAATTAAAAATGACGCTTTAAAAAGAAAACCAGAATTGTTTAGCCATACAAAATTTTAactaatcaaattaaaaaaaaaactaagtttTGAGTTGTTCCACAATCACGGCCTTTTCCGTGTACACGACAAGAAACTTCTTAAACCGTCGGTGGTCAAAAAGTCCACGTTCTAACAAACAAATTGCGTCAATAACAATAAATTCTTCCAGCGTTTAATCGAGACATCTTTCAAAtgtcatctgtaagcacttgagtaggaaaaacatgttttttttattggtaCACAAGAGTGTTTGGTCATTTTTTAGGCATATTAAATCGAATTTTTTGCATCGATACcttacaatggatgaaacaaggACCAATCATCATACGCCTAAGTCAAATCGACAGTCAAGTGAACGGACAGTAGCTGGTGAAAGTCGATCAAAGACCCCGAAGGTTGAAACATCAGCAGGCAGGGGCTAGAGCTAGGGCTCTGTATTTCGGGAAGCGAATCGAATTTTGGTAATTGATTACCTTGTTATGTTAATCGATCAATTGTGAATTTTACACATCATTATTCTAATCGTTTGAAAGTCTAAACGGGGATAAAATGGTCGGACCAAGTGAAGTGAAAAAGAAATAATCAGGATCAGAATAATGTACCGTCGTTAAAATGACTAAATTCCATGAAttggaattcgaattgatatcgCATACATCATATTCGCCAGATTCAGCCCGCAGTGACTATTTTCTGCTATCAGATTTCAAAGAAGTTTGATAGAAAGGTGTTTCTATGGAATGGTGAGGTCATCGTGGTGTAGAAATGTTGATATGCCGTCGGAACAATTGTAAAGTGCTGTTTCCTATGTCAGACCAGGGATTTGTGTAAGTTGCTGTAGACTAATAATCAGTTTATTAGTCTTCGTAACTAGCATCATGTGCGGAGTTGTTTTCAATTCTCAAATTACACAACACGCACAAATTGTAATGTATATGTGTGTCAGTCTGATTACTTTTCCCATTCAAGAAAATTGACACGCATAGGAGATAAAACGTAAAaatgcacacatacacaaaaCACATCGTAGCAAAATGGAACCCAAATAAAAAGTCAACGTCAACTAACTTACCAAAGTAGTCACTCTCGTTTGACCACCTAGCAAATCAACCTTGGTGCTGTCTTTTGCATTATccctagaagaaaaaaaatatcaatatttacCCAAAGCCATTAAACTAGTGCAGAATGACTCACCCGGTAGTATTCCGAGACTGGGCGAGCATATCGAACTCGTCGGAAACAACATCGGGAGGTGGGGCTTTTTTGTTGGAATTAGCGGTGGCCGCACCGGATTGCGCCGATACGCTGTTCAGCTGTGACAGCTGGAAGGTAGCAGTAgcggtttttcctaaactcaatCCGGCTAATTGTGAACCAATTGCAGCAGCACCACCGCCACCACTGGCTTCATCGCTAAGATCAATCAATGAATCCTTCTTATCGGTCGGTGGTACCGTGTCCGTTCCCTGTGGAACTCCCATCGCTGCACCCAGGATAGCCGATGGAGTCGTTAATGAGGCCGTTTTGGGATCTCGATTCTTCTCGAACCGAGCATGCCGTAGAAAAAGATTGTTTAATTCATCGTTAAGCCGCAGTAGCTCGGCCGTGAGTTCATCGTGGTGGACTTTGCCTATCAGATCGACGATGCGATTTTGCATTTCTCTGGAAAAAATGCTTTGTAATGCAAACGGTTTAGCGGGTGAATTTGAAAGAAGCCTACCGGCAGGTGGTTACCAACTCGGTTAACAACTGATAGTCCGAGGGATCTTCCTGGCCAGGTTTTAGTTCCGTTAACATATCACCTAAAACGGTCATGTTCATTGTAACTATATCCAGCTCGGACTGAAGCTTGGCAATTTGTTCCTGTGACATCGCGGAAGGTGGTGGCATCTGAAACGAGTCAATTTTGATTGAAATCCGGTACCGGAATGTCTTAGTCGTGCAACGTGCAATCTTACAGCTGGAGAACCAGGCGTTTGGGAGGCGTGATGGGGTGAAATCGATACGCTGTTCTCCGTGGCGGCTCCGTCCGGAACACTCTTTaaagaaaagaagaaaagaaaatcAGTATCATTCAGACAATGTCTATTTCTAGCAAATACCCGTTGCGGAGTGTAAATTGGTGCCAGTGAATCCGGATCGGTAGCCGGAAATTCGATGCCTTTGTTTTTGAGTTCCTGATAGACAAGCACCACCCCGTTAAGGTCGGGCTGCGAACGGAAGGCATCTGCCCAAATCTGAATCAGGCTCAGTACCTTCTCCTGCACAATAGGTGGCGGATCGTTTTTCGGGCCAATCAGTTTGACCAGCTCCTGAATAAATTCCTTGTTGGCCACCAGAACGTGGAAAGCCTTTCCGCAGTTCTTCACGCATGTTTCCAACACGGTCAGAGTGTACATTATGACCGTATAATTTTTACCGGCATTCTGTGTGAGACGCTTGCGTATCGCCTTCATCGCGTCTCGTGCCCCATCGGACGATTCGGagatcatatcacatatttccaTGTTGAGGGCCCAATTTTCTGAAGCAAGACTGGCATCCGTGGCTTGCTCTGTAAAGTAGGAAATGTTGTTTATAGTACGTTTAATTGTATCACCTGAAAACTAGTCATCGAATGCGAAGCGAATCCTGTGATAAGATAAAAAGTTTGTCTGACAAGCGATAAGATAATGTTGATACGATAAAAAGTTAAACTGGCGCGAAGAAAGGTTCTAGCCAATTATTTGAGGCGTCTGCTTAAAATGCTTCACATTTTCTAGtaacttttttaaaaaatatgtttttgtatAACGACCTTTTAAACAATATCAGTCGAGTGCAATTTAGAGGTCACATTTTGTTAAGTAGgtaatttcaccgaaaaccGTAGTTTATGAGTGTCGCCGATGCGTTGGCTACAGCCAAAATAAAAAGTGATAGTTCTTCTGCAGACACAACATCTGTCTAGGTTTAGGTAAAAAAGACTGACACACTATGAGACTGATTGGGAAATTAGTATTCTGCAGATTATTAACTAATTGGAAGGTCCTGTAGGAATCAGATTGTCTATTATCTCAAATGGCCCAGATCAAGCATGACTTTATATCAGCGAAACTGGCTCAGAAGCTTTTATTATTTATAACTATAAACTTAAAATTAAACTTGAAGATTACTATAATATTTGCATTTAACAAAATTGACAGAAATTGCCAATTTTTTCTGGGTTTATCTTTCCCCGCTCTAACGAAGCTCCGCATgtagcatcaatcatagtaacccatgggTCAGCACTCAGCAGATAACATTTGACAGCGGAGGTGAGCTCCGAGGTGAAATTCATTTCAAGTTCCCCTAAAAGACGCTGCTATGACTGACAATCAGCTAGAAGAGGATGTTAAAGACGCTCTTCTTTCGCTCCGGATTGGCCGTGAACGAAGAAATGTATAGTACGAAATGCCTGCCGGAAATTGAGTCGTTCTTCAAGAAATACCATAAGGATGAAGACGAGGTATTCTGGCCGGATCTGGCGTCGGCCCACTACTCGAAGAGATCGTTGGAGGAGATCGAACGGTCTCCCAGCTGCATCACATTTAGAATTTTCGGGCCAACCTGAAGCGTAAGATCTATTCCAACAATTTTTTCGCGAAATGTCAGGaggaattgataaataaaacgaagCAAGAACTCAAAAACACGCATGTTTTCGTCCACCATGACAAATGAACCGGTTAACTGTCGGAAGGCCGCTCGCAAGGacatagaacttttttttacaaGTAATCTTGAAAAATTATCTTGAATGGGGTATTCATGAAAGCAATTATCTGTCTAAGCTTTTTTGACTTccacatatagaaaggctatgcattcactggaaaaccgactttttaaccgaggcccggagggcagaatgtcacataccattcgactcagctcgacgaactgagcaaatctctttctctctctctctctctctctctctctctctctctgtgtgtgtgtgtgtgtgtgtgtgtgtgtgtgagcgtatgtatgtaacaaaaatatgcactcacttttctcggagacggctaaaccgatttacacaaactaagattcaaatgaaaggtctcatggtcccatagcctgctattaaatttcattccgatccgacttccggttccggagatacagctcacattatcgaaatgacggaatgcgcaaTGAATcgttactcgactgcatgatttttcagtgctcgatcggttcagtactAGAATTTTCACCTgaattggctgctcgatcaacccgattgacagtaaaattataaatgtcattgaatattcgctcattttatgaatgtgttagtgtaaaatttaggcgacttaagccattggactacactccagctagaaaaATGGATGatactgactaaggtaggccgttttattaatttccagcgaattttaacagtttatgttggaattctaagaagaactggttatttactagttctgtatatccgaaatacatgaagatttaaatgtgtATTTTCAGTTAAGTAatgttttcattcaaaaataaactgaaaatcagcacgaaaacgtgcaaaatcgggaaagaagaagaagaagacaaattgacaattcaatcctcatcttctcactcaattctgaCAGATTTccaaatcaaccggttgtaggcgaaattcattcggaatcggttgttgcactggagttggaattgattcggaattctacatgatttccacatgtcattccgaatgaaaatttctcaccgattcggaattgattcggaatcgattcggatctgataatgtgggaggatgatatgtaccaaaaaatggaaaaaatatgcactcacttttttcagagatggctgaaccgatgttcactaacttagattcaaataaaaggactaacaatcccatagcctgctattgaattttatttggatccgactcccggttccggagttacatgataatatgtgaaaattagagcaaAATTGTGTACTcatttttcttggaaacggctcaaccgatttttacaaactaagattcaaataaaaggtcgtatagtttcctaaaaaattttagaactttttttccggttccggaactaaagcgtgataagtagaaaattaccaatttcattaatagtttttcacaaacgatggtcaaaaacaggcacaaatcccataaaaatgtctgataaattattctagtttgcagagcattGTGATTGATTGTGGGATAAAAACTCAATTCGGTACTACTGGTCTCCCACTTTCATTTTCCGGAAGCACCAAAAGTGGTGAaggaaaactccaaaaatagaactcacttcgttttccctgcgatgtttgaaccgattttcacaaatcatgatttgaatttaagctcatattatctttaaagctactgtgaaatttcatccgggtccaaagttttcaaatcgccatatagattgacaatatgCACAACACcgcaagaagaagaaaacacaaaacaaacgatgcatgctttgttctatttcgtacatgcTATGAAGGAATCGAAACGGTGAAGGATGTCTGCTAATGGTGTGtggtattggtaaaagacgatgctgcggatgataaaaattcggactattctatgataagtgcgattgaaggaataaactaatgccattgaattcaaatttatttgaaaaatatgcaattttcacagccaatAGTGCAGTAGTACCGTGTCGGTGGTGttatgatgtcaataataataataataaaagtaataatcctactaacatacatgttttatgctgctgattcatgctgtttagcttgacttacatatgcagaagtaacaggaacgcaggttcgcttcgtttgctaGATTTTctctaattggtttaatcgaaataaagcgtgagatagtaagtctaggtttaactaggttcaaaactgttccaatttgtaggtcatatttgttgcttcggctattccggtcatctgaatccagtttcgaaaaaatttgaaatggtgattaaaaactggaaGATGGTCTCACTCGCTTTCCTTCAAGCTGGtcacatcgattttcacaaaggttcaaaggaaaagtcttactgtttcatacggaattctcaATTTGTTGTAGatcaaaaaaatccacacgttaattttatgtaaaaaatcaCCTAACATAGATGccaaaaatggctttgtcatTGGAGTTTACGTAATGTTCTTAACAACCATCGGATCATGATTGGACATGAAATGGACCGCATGTCAAAATTATTGCtgttttcacatatttttcatGTATCACGTACTTACTTGAATTCATTATACCAACTATATGTTTATTTTGTGGTCGGATGCAAACGCAATATGGAGTCTATTGAAAAATCTAGAACGATCTACATAGACCAAATCCTTTTTCACCCTTCTAAggtatttatcacagtgataaGGTAAATAATTGCTCATTAGTTCCATCGACAGTTATGAAGTCTAGCTAAAGCAGAAATATAGTTTAtaagttattgttattgttattgagtTTACTAAATGGCTCTACGAaacaacttatttgcatgaAAAATCGGTATTACGCGAATTCCGTGTACCAAAATTACGAAACTAAAACACAACTCAATATTTCTTGTCTACAATTCGAAAGGCAAATCCCATAGGTTGTGTTCCAGCACATCAATCTTCTAAGGAAACTGCACAACGGAAATTGTTGTCAATCGCAATACATGCATCTCAACCCG comes from Malaya genurostris strain Urasoe2022 chromosome 3, Malgen_1.1, whole genome shotgun sequence and encodes:
- the LOC131435221 gene encoding TOM1-like protein 2 isoform X2, producing MTSFFNVSALGGNPFSTPVGQRIEQATDASLASENWALNMEICDMISESSDGARDAMKAIRKRLTQNAGKNYTVIMYTLTVLETCVKNCGKAFHVLVANKEFIQELVKLIGPKNDPPPIVQEKVLSLIQIWADAFRSQPDLNGVVLVYQELKNKGIEFPATDPDSLAPIYTPQRSVPDGAATENSVSISPHHASQTPGSPAMPPPSAMSQEQIAKLQSELDIVTMNMTVLGDMLTELKPGQEDPSDYQLLTELVTTCREMQNRIVDLIGKVHHDELTAELLRLNDELNNLFLRHARFEKNRDPKTASLTTPSAILGAAMGVPQGTDTVPPTDKKDSLIDLSDEASGGGGAAAIGSQLAGLSLGKTATATFQLSQLNSVSAQSGAATANSNKKAPPPDVVSDEFDMLAQSRNTTGDNAKDSTKVDLLGGQTRVTTLEDIDNIESTENGGGNAGAEESLTSKEFEKFLAERAAVAENLPTISAPTGSSNTGAAKDRKKKDEDEGLLAL
- the LOC131435221 gene encoding TOM1-like protein 2 isoform X1, which produces MTSFFNVSALGGNPFSTPVGQRIEQATDASLASENWALNMEICDMISESSDGARDAMKAIRKRLTQNAGKNYTVIMYTLTVLETCVKNCGKAFHVLVANKEFIQELVKLIGPKNDPPPIVQEKVLSLIQIWADAFRSQPDLNGVVLVYQELKNKGIEFPATDPDSLAPIYTPQRSVPDGAATENSVSISPHHASQTPGSPAMPPPSAMSQEQIAKLQSELDIVTMNMTVLGDMLTELKPGQEDPSDYQLLTELVTTCREMQNRIVDLIGKVHHDELTAELLRLNDELNNLFLRHARFEKNRDPKTASLTTPSAILGAAMGVPQGTDTVPPTDKKDSLIDLSDEASGGGGAAAIGSQLAGLSLGKTATATFQLSQLNSVSAQSGAATANSNKKAPPPDVVSDEFDMLAQSRNTTGDNAKDSTKVDLLGGQTRVTTLNARDTEFDEMEKWLGNPEDIDNIESTENGGGNAGAEESLTSKEFEKFLAERAAVAENLPTISAPTGSSNTGAAKDRKKKDEDEGLLAL